One Cucumis sativus cultivar 9930 chromosome 1, Cucumber_9930_V3, whole genome shotgun sequence DNA segment encodes these proteins:
- the LOC101209742 gene encoding stigma-specific STIG1-like protein 1, protein MKFSKPLFLWVALIIVSHYVAHASIVEMSNKENVTSLDDETFDQLSPVEETKNSPSGSVRGLLFNFESLQKGVTCNKYPRVCRAKGSKGPDCCNRKCVNVETDRNNCGMCGNKCKYSRICCNGRCVNPMFNKKHCGGCNNECSKGNYCAFGMCDYA, encoded by the coding sequence ATGAAGTTCTCAAAGCCATTATTCCTTTGGGTAGCTTTGATAATTGTATCTCATTATGTAGCTCATGCATCTATTGTTGAAATGAGTAACAAAGAGAATGTGACTTCGTTGGACGATGAAACTTTTGATCAACTTTCTCCGGTGGAGGAGACCAAAAATTCTCCATCGGGTTCGGTCCGTGGTCTTCTCTTTAACTTCGAGTCTTTGCAAAAGGGAGTGACGTGCAACAAATACCCTAGAGTTTGCCGAGCTAAGGGCAGCAAAGGGCCAGATTGTTGCAACAGGAAATGTGTAAATGTGGAGACGGATAGGAACAATTGTGGAATGTGTGGGAATAAATGCAAGTACTCGAGGATTTGTTGCAATGGGAGGTGTGTGAATCCGATGTTTAATAAGAAGCATTGTGGTGGATGCAACAATGAATGTAGTAAAGGAAACTATTGTGCGTTTGGGATGTGTGACTATGCTTAA
- the LOC101214260 gene encoding stigma-specific STIG1-like protein 1: MKIVKLFLFLVLAIIFSHYASHAAEVETNSKENATNLSDDEVSNHLASIEDEDSPLGLARRLLFPFQSLQKGLLTCNKYPRVCRRKGSAGPDCCKKKCVNVERDRNNCGRCGKKCKYSKICCKGKCVNPLFNRKHCGGCNIECSKGSFCVYGMCGYA; this comes from the coding sequence atgaAGATCGTAAAGCTATTCCTTTTTCTAGTTTTGGCAATCATATTCTCTCATTATGCATCACATGCAGCTGAAGTTGAAACAAACAGCAAAGAGAATGCTACTAATTTGTCGGATGATGAAGTTTCCAACCATCTTGCTTCGATTGAAGACGAAGATTCTCCGTTGGGTTTGGCTCGCCGTCTTCTCTTCCCCTTCCAATCTTTGCAGAAGGGATTATTGACTTGCAACAAATACCCTAGAGTGTGCAGAAGGAAGGGCAGTGCAGGGCCTGATTGTTGCAAGAAAAAGTGTGTAAACGTTGAGAGAGATAGAAACAACTGTGGAAGGTGTGGAAAGAAATGCAAGTACTCGAAGATATGCTGCAAAGGGAAATGTGTGAATCCATTGTTCAATAGGAAGCATTGTGGAGGCTGCAACATTGAATGCAGTAAAGGAAGCTTCTGCGTCTATGGAATGTGTGGTTAtgcttaa
- the LOC101214016 gene encoding ankyrin repeat-containing protein At5g02620, with amino-acid sequence MAIKESSINDLSQEDDDTNSSSSGSQSRGKSEANYSFPDQDNNTPPAEDVFININEGEEEEEGEEEEISKNDSTSKKEESKNDSTSEKEESKNDSSSEIEESKNEGVEAEPIPNTVPENEPFIVHSRMKNGYVPPKVVLYQAAINGDWRTAKSIFDADPSAITMKITVSEDTPLHIAVFANRISFVENLVELSSSSDLEIKNENGYTALLLAASSGVVKIAEVMVKKNPHLPNVYDAMKPSPVLVAVSHKHKDMASFLFYNTNFEALNSYEQIELLIATISSDYYDITLDILLKKPELATARLCLEQGCKGCQNWSDTALHVLSRKQSVIGSSSDSPWKRHVNSRFNRIYRKALMETLAHQVVEHIWNFLVQNLSPKELFDFIKTPSNLLHDAAKVGNVEFLKILIRSNPDLLWKIVNDQDKSIIHVAVENRQERVFSLIYELGGMKFCIANYHDRTNKYNILHLAGKLASQNHLNRVAGAALQMQRELLWFKEVEKISVPMHHEMRCADGLTPREIFTKEHRQLQKDGEEWMKKTASSCMVAATLVATIVFAAAFTVPGGNDDKDGIPILEQNKAFTVFIISDAAALVTSITSILVSLSIFTSRYAAEDFLVTLPWKLALELASLFVSIGFMTISFCATLFLVYHKTETKLPLVIAVVTIFPSVYFSLLHFELFTDIIRLVSWSNFSLKKSLGLF; translated from the exons ggagggCGAGGAAGAAGAGATCAGCAAAAACGATTCCACGTCCAAGAAAGAAGAGAGCAAAAACGATTCCACGTCCGAGAAAGAAGAGAGCAAAAACGATTCCTCCTCCGAGATAGAAGAAAGCAAAAACGAAGGAGTAGAAGCTGAACCCATTCCAAATACAGTGCCGGAAAATGAGCCTTTTATTGTACACT caagaatgaaaaatggatACGTTCCACCAAAGGTTGTGTTATATCAAGCTGCTATAAACGGTGATTGGCGGACAGCCAAATCTATATTTGATGCAGATCCTTCAGCAATCACTATGAAGATAACTGTTTCAGAGGATACTCCTCTTCATATTGCTGTTTTCGCAAATcgtatttcttttgttgaaaatttggtTGAACTTTCCTCTTCATCAGACTTAGaaatcaaaaatgaaaatggatatACTGCTCTTCTTTTGGCTGCTTCATCAGGAGTAGTAAAAATCGCTGAAGTAATGGTTAAGAAGAATCCCCATCTTCCAAACGTTTATGATGCTATGAAACCATCCCCAGTTTTAGTAGCTGTATCTCATAAACACAAAGACATGGCTTCCTTCCTCTTCTACAACACTAATTTTGAAGCTCTAAACAGCTATGAACAAATTGAACTTCTCATTGCTACCATCTCGAGTGATTATTATG ATATAACTTTAGATATTCTTCTGAAGAAACCTGAATTAGCAACAGCACGGCTGTGTTTGGAACAAGGTTGTAAAGGTTGTCAAAATTGGAG TGACACAGCGTTGCATGTACTATCTAGAAAGCAATCTGTAATTGGTAGCAGCAGTGATAGCCCTTGGAAAAGACATGTGAACTCTC gCTTCAACAGAATTTACAGAAAAGCTCTGATGGAGACATTAGCCCATCAAGTTGTTGAACACATATGGAATTTTCTTGTCCAGAATCTTTCACCAAAggaattatttgattttataaaaactcCTTCAAATTTATTGCACGACGCAGCAAAAGTTGGAAATGTTGAGTTCTTGAAAATACTCATTCGTTCTAATCCCGATTTGCTATGGAAAATAGTTAACGACCAAGATAAAAGCATAATTCATGTAGCAGTTGAAAATCGACAAGAAAGAGTGTTTAGTCTCATATATGAGCTAGGAGGGATGAAGTTTTGCATTGCCAATTATCACGATAGAACAAATAAGTATAACATTCTACACTTAGCTGGGAAGTTGGCGTCTCAAAATCACCTGAACAGAGTGGCGGGGGCAGCTTTACAAATGCAACGGGAGCTTTTGTGGTTCAAG GAAGTGGAGAAAATCTCTGTCCCCATGCATCATGAAATGAGATGTGCTGATGGTCTAACACCTCGTGAAATCTTCACAAAAGAGCACAGACAACTACAGAAAGACGGGGAGGAGTGGATGAAAAAAACAGCAAGCTCATGCATGGTTGCAGCAACTCTAGTTGCAACGATTGTTTTCGCAGCGGCATTCACGGTTCCAGGAGGCAATGATGATAAGGATGGCATTCCCattttagaacaaaataaaGCATTTACGGTGTTCATCATATCAGATGCTGCAGCTCTGGTGACGTCTATAACTTCTATACTCGTTTCTTTGTCAATTTTCACGTCACGTTATGCAGCGGAAGATTTTTTGGTGACTTTGCCGTGGAAGTTAGCGTTGGAATTGGCGTCACTGTTTGTTTCTATAGGATTCATGACGATTTCTTTCTGCGCGACCTTATTTCTTGTGTATCATAAAACAGAGACAAAACTTCCATTGGTCATTGCAGTAGTAACCATCTTTCCAAGTGTCTACTTTTCTTTACTTCACTTTGAACTCTTCACGGATATTATCCGGCTTGTATCGTGgtccaatttttctttgaaaaaatctCTTGGCCTGTTTTAG